One Falsihalocynthiibacter arcticus DNA segment encodes these proteins:
- the argE gene encoding acetylornithine deacetylase codes for MGISLTAREILEKLVSFNTVSDRSNLPLVEWVETYLNSHGVEAFRVYDETGEKASLFANVGPKVAGGVILSGHTDVVPVAGQAWHTDPFEVVEKDGKLYGRGTADMKGFDALALWAVPHALAAGIKRPLQIALSYDEEIGCIGAPPMIAAMASLPKAQAAIIGEPSSMKTVTSHKGGIGFKIHVRGFEVHSSLIHRGVSAIMFGADLIQWASAVNAKHAETEPSPLAAEFDPPYTTAHVGKISGGTAHNITAKDCYFDISFRVVPGETTGMWEERLRAKVSEIEAEMQAIHSETGIDISPDFGVPPLAPEVNGAAETLVRTLTGDNATHAVSYATEAGQFQEGGHSAVVCGPGDIAQAHQPNEFLEIRQLEAGEAFMRRLITHLAQD; via the coding sequence ATGGGTATATCCCTGACTGCCCGAGAGATCCTTGAAAAACTGGTGAGTTTTAACACCGTCAGCGATCGGTCGAACTTGCCGCTTGTTGAATGGGTTGAAACCTATTTGAACAGTCACGGTGTTGAGGCTTTTCGCGTCTATGATGAAACCGGCGAGAAGGCCTCGCTCTTTGCGAATGTCGGCCCAAAGGTGGCGGGCGGAGTGATCCTTTCGGGGCATACCGACGTTGTGCCCGTAGCGGGCCAAGCATGGCATACTGACCCGTTTGAAGTGGTCGAAAAAGACGGCAAACTTTACGGGCGTGGCACTGCGGATATGAAAGGGTTTGACGCCCTCGCGCTTTGGGCGGTTCCGCATGCGCTGGCGGCGGGTATCAAGCGCCCGTTGCAAATTGCCTTGTCCTATGACGAGGAAATCGGCTGTATTGGGGCCCCGCCGATGATTGCGGCGATGGCGTCCCTTCCCAAGGCGCAGGCAGCGATTATTGGCGAGCCGTCGAGTATGAAAACGGTCACCAGTCATAAGGGCGGTATCGGGTTTAAAATCCATGTGCGCGGTTTTGAAGTGCACAGCTCCCTTATCCACAGAGGTGTGTCCGCAATCATGTTTGGTGCTGACTTGATCCAGTGGGCCAGTGCTGTGAATGCAAAGCACGCTGAGACAGAACCCAGCCCCTTGGCCGCAGAATTTGATCCGCCCTATACGACGGCGCACGTTGGAAAAATTTCTGGAGGGACGGCCCATAACATCACCGCCAAAGATTGCTATTTCGACATCTCCTTTCGGGTTGTACCCGGCGAGACGACAGGGATGTGGGAAGAGCGTTTGCGCGCGAAGGTTTCAGAGATTGAGGCCGAAATGCAGGCCATCCACTCCGAAACCGGCATTGATATTTCTCCCGATTTTGGCGTTCCTCCTTTGGCGCCTGAGGTGAATGGTGCCGCCGAAACTCTCGTCCGTACTTTAACGGGGGACAACGCCACGCATGCGGTTTCTTATGCCACAGAAGCTGGGCAATTTCAGGAGGGTGGCCATTCGGCGGTTGTCTGTGGGCCCGGCGATATTGCACAGGCGCATCAACCAAACGAATTTTTAGAAATCCGTCAACTAGAGGCCGGAGAAGCCTTTATGAGACGACTTATTACACATCTCGCACAGGATTAA
- a CDS encoding ABC transporter ATP-binding protein, whose product MLDQPLIDIKNLRVEFETNSGIVIGVEDISFSISPGETLCVVGESGSGKSVSSLSIMRLVEFGGGDIAGGSMVFDRGAKGKIDLASIDANDMRSIRGNEIGMIFQEPMTSLNPVFTVGRQLTEGLILHKKMSKSQARTRAIELLRDVRIPEPENRLDQYPHELSGGMRQRVVIAMAMACEPRLLICDEPTTALDVTIQAEILALIDRLKREHGTAVLFITHDMAVVAQMADRVIVMYRGNMMEEGTVEQIFEAPKHDYTKALLAAVPRLGEMDGKPAPEPMRIMGDEDKYAAVVAKAKAKHAAAPKDVKPLLTVNNLTTRFPVKKGLMRRTVANVHAVEDVSFTLNPGETLSLVGESGCGKSSCGRSILRLVEPLSGEVDLDGVDILGLNTKDLRKARRDMQMVFQDPFASLNPQVRLIDQVAEPMRNFNLASGSELTDRVASLFDRVELPRSFLKRFPHELSGGQRQRIAIARALALNPKLVIADEAVSALDVSVQAQVLNLLMELQADLGIAMLFISHDMAVVERVSHNTAVMYLGRIVEIGPRQEVFQNPQHSYTQSLMSAVPVADPRRRKISSDVSFKPIPSPIFPKDYQPEPSTYAEVSKGHFVLNS is encoded by the coding sequence ATGCTGGATCAGCCCTTAATCGACATTAAGAACCTTCGCGTAGAGTTTGAAACCAATAGCGGAATCGTGATTGGGGTCGAGGATATTTCCTTCTCGATCAGCCCCGGAGAGACCCTCTGTGTGGTGGGCGAATCGGGATCGGGTAAATCAGTTTCGTCTCTTTCGATCATGCGATTGGTTGAATTTGGCGGTGGCGATATCGCCGGCGGCTCGATGGTTTTTGATCGCGGGGCCAAGGGTAAAATCGATCTCGCGTCTATTGATGCTAACGATATGCGCAGTATTCGCGGGAACGAAATTGGGATGATTTTCCAAGAACCGATGACCTCCCTCAATCCGGTCTTTACTGTCGGACGCCAGTTGACGGAAGGGCTGATTCTTCACAAGAAAATGTCCAAGTCCCAAGCCCGTACGCGCGCCATCGAATTGCTGCGAGATGTGCGCATTCCGGAGCCTGAAAACCGCTTGGATCAATACCCGCACGAGCTTTCTGGCGGCATGCGGCAACGGGTTGTCATTGCGATGGCGATGGCCTGCGAGCCGCGCTTGCTTATCTGTGATGAGCCGACGACCGCGCTCGATGTGACCATTCAAGCCGAGATTTTGGCGCTGATTGATCGCCTAAAGCGCGAGCACGGAACTGCGGTTTTGTTCATCACCCATGACATGGCCGTCGTCGCGCAAATGGCGGACCGTGTGATTGTCATGTATCGTGGAAACATGATGGAAGAGGGCACCGTCGAGCAAATCTTCGAAGCCCCAAAGCATGATTACACCAAAGCCCTCTTGGCCGCCGTGCCAAGGCTGGGTGAAATGGATGGAAAACCCGCCCCTGAGCCAATGCGCATTATGGGCGACGAAGATAAATATGCCGCCGTTGTTGCCAAGGCAAAAGCAAAACATGCTGCGGCCCCAAAGGACGTCAAACCGCTCTTGACCGTCAATAACCTCACCACGCGTTTCCCCGTCAAGAAGGGTTTGATGCGCCGCACCGTGGCCAATGTGCACGCGGTTGAAGATGTTTCGTTCACCCTCAATCCGGGTGAAACGCTTTCGCTTGTTGGTGAGAGTGGGTGTGGAAAATCTTCCTGTGGCCGCTCGATTTTACGACTGGTGGAACCTTTGAGTGGCGAAGTGGATTTGGACGGCGTCGATATTCTTGGCCTCAACACCAAGGATTTGCGTAAGGCCCGTCGGGATATGCAGATGGTGTTCCAAGACCCGTTTGCCTCCCTCAATCCACAGGTGCGCTTGATTGATCAGGTCGCCGAGCCGATGCGCAATTTTAACCTCGCATCAGGGAGTGAGTTGACCGACCGTGTCGCGAGCCTGTTTGATCGTGTGGAATTGCCGCGCAGCTTCCTAAAACGGTTCCCGCATGAGCTTTCTGGGGGCCAGCGCCAACGCATCGCCATCGCGCGTGCCCTCGCGTTGAACCCAAAGCTTGTGATCGCAGACGAGGCTGTGTCCGCGTTGGACGTGTCGGTGCAGGCGCAAGTCCTCAATCTGTTGATGGAATTGCAAGCCGACCTCGGCATCGCGATGCTATTCATCAGCCACGATATGGCCGTTGTCGAGCGTGTTAGCCATAACACGGCCGTCATGTATTTGGGGCGTATTGTCGAGATTGGACCGCGCCAAGAAGTGTTTCAAAACCCACAACACAGCTATACGCAGTCCCTTATGTCTGCGGTGCCTGTGGCGGATCCACGGCGTAGAAAAATCAGTTCAGATGTCTCCTTTAAGCCCATTCCTTCGCCCATTTTCCCGAAGGATTATCAGCCAGAGCCTTCGACCTATGCTGAAGTCTCAAAAGGTCATTTTGTCCTTAATTCATAA
- a CDS encoding M20 aminoacylase family protein → MPVKNRFSELLSEITEWRRDFHTHPEILFETHRTSARVAELLREFGCDEVVEGIGRTGVVGVIRGKSDTKNKVIGLRADMDALPILEDTGVEYASQTPGAMHACGHDGHTAMLLGAAKYLCETRNFDGTTIVIFQPAEEGGGGGREMCEDGMMDRWNIQEVYGMHNWPGHALGSFAIRPGAFFAATDQFEIFVEGKGGHAAKPQEVVDTTVLASQIVLSLQTIASRNVDPVEQVVVSVTSFETESKAFNVIPQKVHLKGTVRTLSNDVRDLAEERIKAIAPLTAQALGGTAEVKYMRGYPVMVNHEVETEYAVKAAEKVSGACADAPLVMGGEDFAFMLEERPGAYILMGNGDTAAVHHPKYNFDDNAIPAGCSWWVEMAESRMPV, encoded by the coding sequence ATGCCCGTAAAGAACCGTTTTTCCGAACTTTTATCCGAAATTACAGAATGGCGCCGTGACTTTCACACCCACCCTGAAATCCTGTTTGAAACGCACCGGACCTCGGCTCGCGTTGCCGAACTTCTGCGGGAATTTGGTTGTGATGAAGTTGTCGAAGGCATTGGCCGCACCGGTGTTGTTGGGGTAATCAGGGGCAAGTCCGACACAAAAAATAAGGTCATTGGCCTGCGTGCTGATATGGATGCCTTGCCGATCCTTGAGGATACTGGGGTGGAATACGCCAGCCAAACTCCCGGGGCGATGCACGCTTGTGGCCATGATGGGCATACGGCGATGTTGCTTGGCGCGGCGAAATACCTGTGCGAAACCCGCAATTTTGACGGCACAACAATCGTGATTTTCCAACCCGCAGAAGAAGGCGGTGGCGGTGGGCGCGAGATGTGTGAAGACGGCATGATGGACCGCTGGAACATCCAAGAGGTCTATGGCATGCACAACTGGCCCGGCCATGCGCTGGGAAGTTTTGCCATCCGTCCAGGCGCGTTTTTTGCCGCCACGGACCAGTTCGAAATCTTCGTAGAGGGCAAGGGCGGACACGCGGCTAAGCCACAGGAAGTTGTGGACACTACCGTACTCGCCAGCCAAATCGTGCTCTCGCTGCAAACCATCGCCAGCCGTAATGTGGATCCTGTGGAGCAGGTTGTGGTTTCGGTGACCAGCTTTGAAACCGAGAGTAAGGCCTTCAATGTAATCCCACAGAAGGTGCACCTAAAAGGGACAGTGCGCACGCTATCAAACGATGTCCGCGATTTGGCAGAAGAACGCATCAAAGCGATTGCGCCCCTGACGGCTCAAGCGTTGGGCGGCACCGCCGAAGTGAAATACATGCGCGGCTATCCCGTGATGGTGAACCACGAGGTTGAAACCGAATACGCAGTAAAAGCGGCCGAGAAAGTCTCTGGGGCTTGTGCGGATGCACCGTTGGTCATGGGCGGCGAAGATTTCGCCTTCATGCTCGAAGAACGTCCCGGAGCGTATATTTTGATGGGCAATGGCGACACGGCAGCCGTGCACCACCCTAAATATAATTTCGACGACAACGCGATTCCTGCGGGATGTAGCTGGTGGGTTGAAATGGCAGAAAGCCGGATGCCCGTTTAA
- the moaA gene encoding GTP 3',8-cyclase MoaA gives MTDPLIDPFLRPITYLRLSVTDRCDFRCVYCMSEVMNFLPKKELLTLEELDRLSSAFIGLGVRKLRITGGEPLVRRGIMSYFESMSRHLKSGALDELTLTTNGSQLSKYAQELAGYGVKRINVSLDTLNEEKFAEVTRWGRLNQVLEGIEAALNAGLKVKLNTVALKGFNENELFTLTEFCAARDMDLTFIEVMPMGDIGELERIGQFWSLEELRSTLATKYTLADLPDRTGGPARYVRIGETRQRVGFITPLSHNFCESCNRVRVTCTGEIYTCLGQEGKSDLRAPLRASEGDEGLLHAIREAIALKPKGHDFDYSRQKLGGQMTRHMSHTGG, from the coding sequence ATGACTGATCCCCTTATTGACCCCTTCTTGCGCCCGATCACATATTTGCGTCTGTCCGTAACAGACCGCTGTGATTTTAGGTGTGTCTACTGCATGTCCGAAGTGATGAATTTCCTGCCTAAAAAAGAGCTTCTAACTCTTGAGGAATTGGATCGCTTGTCCTCGGCCTTCATCGGCCTTGGGGTGCGTAAATTGCGCATCACTGGCGGTGAACCTTTGGTGCGGCGTGGTATCATGAGCTACTTTGAGTCCATGTCACGCCACCTGAAAAGTGGCGCGTTGGATGAGCTTACCCTCACCACAAACGGCTCACAATTGTCCAAATACGCGCAGGAATTGGCCGGATATGGGGTTAAGCGGATCAATGTCTCACTCGACACATTGAATGAAGAAAAATTTGCTGAGGTCACCCGCTGGGGGCGCTTAAACCAAGTACTTGAGGGGATTGAGGCCGCGCTTAACGCGGGGCTAAAGGTCAAACTCAACACCGTGGCCCTCAAGGGGTTCAACGAGAATGAATTGTTTACCCTCACCGAGTTTTGCGCCGCGCGCGACATGGATTTGACCTTCATTGAGGTCATGCCGATGGGCGACATCGGCGAACTGGAACGGATCGGCCAATTCTGGTCGCTGGAGGAGCTGCGCTCCACGCTGGCAACGAAATATACACTGGCCGATTTGCCCGATCGCACGGGCGGCCCCGCGCGGTATGTACGGATTGGCGAAACGCGGCAACGGGTTGGTTTCATCACGCCCCTAAGCCATAATTTCTGTGAAAGCTGCAATCGCGTGCGCGTCACTTGTACGGGCGAAATTTACACCTGCCTCGGCCAAGAAGGCAAATCCGACCTGCGTGCGCCCCTGCGTGCCAGCGAAGGCGACGAAGGCCTCCTACATGCCATTCGCGAGGCAATTGCGCTTAAACCCAAGGGGCACGACTTCGATTATTCGCGCCAAAAGCTCGGCGGCCAAATGACCCGCCACATGAGCCACACAGGCGGATAA